Within the Desulfotignum phosphitoxidans DSM 13687 genome, the region ATTCATGGTCCAGCATGGGCGGTTTTCTGTGATATCCCAGAATGGCGATATCAGAGCAGTGAACCGCACCGCACATGTTCAGACAGCAGGCCATGGATACGCGCAACTGGGCCGGCAGCCTCATGTCCTGAAAATCGTTGAACAGCACATCCATGGCCGCCTTGACCGTTCCGGAAGCATCCGTGGCAGGCGTATGGCAGTGAATCCAGCCCTGGGTATGGACGATATTGGTAATACCTGCACCGGTTCCGCCGATGGGGAACTTGAATGATCCGCCGGCAAATTTTCTGCCAGACAGATCGTTTTTCAACGGTTCCAGCTTGTCTTTGGAATCCACCATGAATTCCACATTGTTCCGGGTAGTGAACCGCACATATCCGTCACAATGTTTGTCCGCAATTTCACAGATTTCATTGATCAGACCCGTGGACATCAGACGGGCGCCACCCACCCGAACCGTATATACTTCATCTCCTGAATCAGCCACATGCACGAGAACGCCGGGCTCAAGGATTTCATGGTGAGACCATTTGCCCTTGTTTTTGGCAATCACAGGAGGGTAAAATTCGTTATGATCTTTGGGACCGATGTCGGTAATCCGGTTTTCCATCGGTTTGTCTGGATTATAACCCGTAGAAATAAAAGCCATTATGATTCTCCCTTCCTATCTCCTATGGTGTTTTCTGTATTCGTCCACATCACGTTCCCAGCCGCCCGGTACTTCATCTTCTTTCCAGAAAATGTACGGGTTGGTTCTGGGGTAGGCAACATGCTGCGGCATGGGATCGATACCGGTCACTTCCAGCAGTTTCTGGAAGCCCTGACGCATAATCAGCTCACCTAAGCGTTCACGGTTCTTGCCTTCTTCCATCCACCAGTCCCAGATATTTTCAATGATTTCAGTAATTGCTTCGTAATCATTGTCCGGGTTGACTTCCACGAAGGGTACCAGCAGAGATCCCATCTGGGCACCGTCAAGAATCGGTGCTTTTGCCCCGCAAAGAATGGAACAACCCGTTTCTTTACCAATTTTCAGGGCTCTGGGCATGACATTGATGCAGTGCATGCACCTTGTGCAGTTGGCATTGTCAATGGTCAGTTTTTTGTTTTCAAACTTCATGCATTTGGTGGGGCACAGGGCCAGGACTTCTTTTTCAATGTCAAACGGACCCCAGTCTTTGCTGCCTTTGTGAGCGCCGGCATTGGCCGGATATGCGGGATCGTTTTCCACATATTTGTTCACGGCATCCTGATCAATGCGGATGTCGTCTTTCCAGGTGCCGATAAAGGACATGTCAGACCGGGCAATGGAGGCCACGCAACAGTTGGGGCAGCCGTCCAGTTTAAACTTGAACTTATAGGGGAATGCCGGTCTGTGCAGTTCGTCCTGATATTCGTTGGTCAGAAAATACACCAGCGCATTGGTGTCATAGCAGGCATATTCGCACCGGGACTGCCCCAGGCAGTCGGACGGGGTTCTCAGGTTGGACCCGGAGCCGCCCAGGTCCTGGCCCATGTCATGGGTCAGGGTCCAGAACACTTCTTCCAGCTGCTTGGTGGTGGTCCCCAGCAGAATAATGTCACCGGTGGAGCCGTGCATGTTGGTCAC harbors:
- the dsrB gene encoding dissimilatory-type sulfite reductase subunit beta, translating into MAFISTGYNPDKPMENRITDIGPKDHNEFYPPVIAKNKGKWSHHEILEPGVLVHVADSGDEVYTVRVGGARLMSTGLINEICEIADKHCDGYVRFTTRNNVEFMVDSKDKLEPLKNDLSGRKFAGGSFKFPIGGTGAGITNIVHTQGWIHCHTPATDASGTVKAAMDVLFNDFQDMRLPAQLRVSMACCLNMCGAVHCSDIAILGYHRKPPMLDHEYLDKVCEIPLAVSACPTAAIKPAKVQLANGKEVKSVDVKNERCMYCGNCYTMCPSMPLADTEGDGIVLMAGGKVSNRISDPKFSKVVVAFLPNEMPRWPSMTDTIQRMVEAYAKGANKYERLGDWADRIGWEKFFEVCELDFTHHLIDDFRQQAYMSWRQSTQFKF
- the dsrA gene encoding dissimilatory-type sulfite reductase subunit alpha, whose protein sequence is MAKHETPLLDQLESGPWPSFVSDLKAQAEKRAKNEEGIEFQIPVDVVDDLLGVVELSYKHGRTHWKHGGIVGVFGYGGGVIGRYCDQPENFPGVEAFHTMRVNQPAGKYYSTDYLKKLCDLWDFRGSGVTNMHGSTGDIILLGTTTKQLEEVFWTLTHDMGQDLGGSGSNLRTPSDCLGQSRCEYACYDTNALVYFLTNEYQDELHRPAFPYKFKFKLDGCPNCCVASIARSDMSFIGTWKDDIRIDQDAVNKYVENDPAYPANAGAHKGSKDWGPFDIEKEVLALCPTKCMKFENKKLTIDNANCTRCMHCINVMPRALKIGKETGCSILCGAKAPILDGAQMGSLLVPFVEVNPDNDYEAITEIIENIWDWWMEEGKNRERLGELIMRQGFQKLLEVTGIDPMPQHVAYPRTNPYIFWKEDEVPGGWERDVDEYRKHHRR